The Paenibacillus sp. sequence TACATGTTGAAGCTGCCCGAGGGCGATCGGTATCGTCCGATCTCGCAAGCGATTCCGTTCGGCTCGTGCATGAGTCTTGCCGTCTTTACTCTCATTCTAATGGGTTTGGTGGTATGATCCGATGACCTATCGCAATTTGCATATCGTGATCGCTCTCGTCTTCGCCGCGCTGACCGCTTACGCGGGCTTCGCGCTCGTGTCGGCGCCGGAGCGTCCCGAAGCGGCCGCCGTCGAGGTGCCCGTCGCCTCGCGCGCGCTCGAGGCGATGGCGTCGGTGACGGAGCAAGACGTGTTCTGGATTCGGGTCCCGGAAGGCGCGCTGGACGGCGTCACGTTCCTCGGCGAACGGCAGGACATCGTCGGCAAAACCGTCATCCATCCGATTCCGGCCGGAAGCTTGTTCACCGCCGCGGACCTGCTCGACGACGCGACCGTCAATCCGTTCCACCTGCCGGAGGGGTACCGCGCCGTCACGGTGGAAAATACGCCGATCATCGGCCTCGGCGGCCATTTGAAGACAGGCATGTTCGTCGACATCGTCTGGATTCGCGGAGACGGCGAATCGACGACCGCGCAGCTCGCGTTCCAGAACATTAAGGTGCTCGCCGTCGGCGCGCCCGGCGCGGTGCAGCTCGAGCCGACCGAAGCCGCGAAAACCGTTACGCTCATGATGACCGCGGAGGACGCCGTCGCGTTCGCCTTGCGGGCGCAGACGGGGACGCTCGCGTTCGCCGTGCGGCCGTCGCCGACCGAAGCGCCGATCGATCTCGATTCGCTGGATGTGAGCGATTTACTTCAGCCGTAAAGGAGGGATAATCCTTGCATAAGATGAGGGTGTTTCATTTGAACGCCTCGGATGCGTCGCATGAGCTGCTCGAGGAGATGCTTCGCGGGGAGCCGAACATTCACGTGCTCGGACATTCGCCGTCCGTCGCGGGCGGCTTCGAGGAGATGAAGCGCTACTTTCCCGACGTCGTCATTCTCGACGAGAGCGCCTGCTCGGGCCCCGCCGCCGATGACGTTCAAAAGCTGCTCACCCACTCTCCTTACTTGGCCGTGCTCGTGACCACCAGCGAAGATACGTCCGCGAAACGGAGGCAGCTGATGAACGCCGGCGCCCGAGACGTGCTGTCGAAGCCGTACCCGGCCGAAGAGCTCGTCGAATCGCTGCGCAGCGTGTACGATTACATCCGCCCGCTGCGCGACCATTACGCCGGCCATTCGACGCGGCTCCTGATCCGCGCGCCGAAGATGATCACGGTATTCGGCACGAAGGGCGGCATCGGCAAATCGACGCTGTCGTCCATGCTGGCGGCCGGCCTCTCGTACCGGTTCCGGGAGGATACCGCGCTCGTCGATCTCGATCTGCAGTTCGGCGACATTTCCGTCATGATGGACATCGTGCCGCAAGCGACGCTCACGCACGCCGTCGAAAACATCGAGAAGCTGACGGGCCGCGAGCTCCGGCAGCTGATGACGAAGCATCCGCTGCAGCTGTATATTCTCCCTTCCCCGCAAAACCCGGAGGAGGCGGATTTCATCAGCGAACCGGCGCTGATCAAAGTGTTCTCGCTGCTCAAGGAGCAGTTCGATTACGTCGTCGTCGATTGCCCGCCGGGGTTCACCGAATCGTCCGTCGTCGCGCTGGAACGAAGCGACGTCATATTGTTCGTCACTTCGCCCGAGCTCATCTCGCTGCGCAACACGAAGACGGGACTGAAGACGATGTACGATCTCGGCATCGACGAAAGCAAAATCAAAATCGTCGTCAACCGGCATTCGTCGAAAAGCCATTTTACGAAGGGCATGATCGAAGACATCTTGGGGGTTCCGGTCTACAAATTTCTGTCGAACGACTACCCGCACGTGCTCAAGTCGATCAATCAGGGCCGGCCCGAGTTCATTTACGACAGCAAATCGTCGTTAGGGAAAGATCTCGGCGCCATGATCGAAGGGCTCCGGTCCTATTACACGCTCGATGCCGGACGCAAGCCGCAGCGATCGTGGTGGCCATGGTCGAAACGTAATTCGTAAGGGGGTACGCGGCCGTGTCGCTCTACAAAAAGCTGAAACAAAACAAACAAACCGCCGGCGAAACGAACGAACAGCAAGAAATGATCATCCTGATGCAGCGCATCCGATCGAAGCTGCTGCTGCGCACTCAACGGATCACGGACGAAACGGAGCATCCTGCGCTGCGTCAGGAGGTCGCCAATTATTTGGAGACGCTGCTCGCCGAAGAGCAAAAATTTTTGCCGAAGGAAGAAAAGGATACGCTCATCACCCAAGTCGTACAGGACATCACCGGTCTCGGCCCGATTCAGCCGCTGCTCGAAGACGATACGATCAGCGAAATCATGGTGAACGGGCCGAAGCAGGTGTACGTCGAACGGTTCGGGAAGCTGGAGCTAAGCCAGCACCACTTCTTGCACGACCAACAGGTGCTGCACGTGATCGAACGCATCATCGCGCCGCTCGGCCGCCGCGTCGACGAGAGCACCCCGATGGTCGACGCCCGGCTTCCGGACGGGTCCCGGATCAACGCCGTCATCCCCCCGCTCGCGCTGAACGGGCCGACGCTGACGATCCGAAAGTTCCGCAAGGATAAGCTCGGCATCCAGGAGCTTATTCAATTCGGGGCGCTCAGCAAGGAGATGGCGGCGTTCCTCGAGCAGGCGGTCGTGAGCCGCATGAACATCCTTGTCGCCGGCGGCACCGGCAGCGGCAAAACGACGCTGCTCAACATCTTAAGCGCGTTCATCCCCGAGAACGAACGCATCATTACGATCGAGGACGCGGCCGAGCTGAAGCTGCGCCAGCCGCACGTCATTTCGCTGGAGACGCGCCCGTCGAACGTGGAAGGCAAAGGCGAAGTGACGATTCGCGATCTGCTGCGCAACTCGCTGCGGATGCGGCCGGACCGGATCGTCATCGGGGAGGTGCGCGGCGGCGAGGCGCTCGACATGCTGCAAGCGATGAACACGGGTCACGACGGTTCGCTGTCCACCATTCACGCCAACGCCCCTCGCGACGTGCTGTCCCGTCTCGAGACGCTGATGCTGATGTCCGGTTACGACTTGCCGCTCAAGGCGATTCGCGAGCAAATCGCTTCCGCGGTCGACCTGATCGTCCTGCAGAAACGATTCCGCGACGGCAGCCGGAAGATCACGCACATTACGCATGTCGAAGGAATCGAAAACAACACCGTGGTGCTTCAAGACGTGTTCGTCTTCGAGGAAGTGCCGGCCTACGGCTCAACCGCGGTCAAAGGCAAGTTCGTGCAAACGGGGTCCGTCAGCTTCAAAGATCACTGAACGTTAAGGAAAGGAGGAGAACTTGGGATGCGGTGGATCTTTCTCTTTTGCCTGTTCGTCGCCGCCTTCGGGCTGTTTCTGCCCGTCGGCCGGAATTTGAACGGGGCGCTGGTGACCCGCATTCGGATGTGGCGGTACTTGCAGCAGAAAAGCAAAACGGCGAAGTCGGAGCGCAAGAACGACCGGCCGACGCTGATGGAGCGGAAAGTGTGGAACGGTCTGCAGCGCAAACTGGCCGCCGCCTCTATCCCGCTCACGCCGAAAGAATTCGTCTCGATTTTGTTCGGCGCGGGCTTGATCCTGCTGCTTTTCGCCTTCGTCTGGGGGCCGATTCCGTCGCTGGCGGTCGCGGCGGCGCTGTACGGACTCGTCTTCGTCCTGCTCAAGCAGCTGCCCGCCCGGCGCAAACGAAAAATGGCGGCGCAGCTCGGGGACGCGCTGCTGCTGATGTCCAGCGCGCTGAAATCGGGCTACTCCATCGTGCAAGCGATCGATCTCGTCGCGCGGGAAAACATGCAGCCGCTCTCCGAGCAATTTCAATCGCTGACCCAGTCGCTCAAGCTCGGCGAATCGTTCGAGAAGGCGCTCGCCGACTTCGGCAAACGGCTCGATATCGAGGAGCTGACGCTCGTCGTCGACACGATTCTCATCACCCGGGAAACCGGAGGCAACGTCACGCAGGTCATCGACGAGCTGATGGACGTCATGCGGGAAAACGAAAAGCTGGCGGAGGAAGTGAAGGCCGTATCCGCGCAAGGCCGAATGTCCGCTTGGGTCATCGGCATGCTGCCGCTGTTCCTGTTCTTCTTCCTGTTCGCCATCAGTCCGGATTACATGTCCGCTCTCGTCAATAACATTTTCGGCATCATCCTGCTCGCCGTAGCGGCGGGGAGCCAGGCGATCGGCATTTTCGTCATCCGCAAAATGATTCGGTTTAAGATCAGGTGAGTCCCATGGACCGTATGATATTCGTCGCTTTGTTGTTTGTCGCGAGCTACTCGTTTTGGAATCTAGTTTGGTACGCCTTGGTCTGGCATCCGAAACGGAGATTGATGCAGCGCATTCGGATCTATTTCCCGCGAGAACACAAGACGATTTATGAAATTCCGCTGCTCCAGCGCATTCTGACCCCGCTCGTGCAGCGATTCGCTTCCGCCGTCGGCAAGCTGACGCCAAGAAGGTACCGCGAATTTTTGATGCGCATCACGCTGCTGCTGACCGATCCGGTCGACGTCAATCGGTTGATCGGAACGAAATGGCTGTTGTTCAGCTCGACGCTGCTGTTTTTCGGCCTCCTGCTGCTGACGAGCGGTTCGCTGGCGCCCGTCATGTGGATCGTGCCTTTCGCGCTGTTCTTTCTTCCCGATCTAATGATTCGCGGGAAAGTCAACAAGCAGCGCCAGGAAATGCAGAGCGAGCTGCCGTACTTGCTCGATATTTTGTCGGTCGTCCTGGAAGCCGGCACGTCGTTCGACAACGGGCTTTCGAAAATTTGCGCGAAGCGCAGCGGTCCGCTGTACACGGAGCTGGAGCGGATGATGCGCGAAATCGCGGTCGGCTCGACGCGGGAAGAAGCGCTGCGGCACGCCGCCGAGCGCGTACAGCTGCCCGACTTCTCCCAGCTCGTGCGCGCGCTCATTCAGGCGGACAAAATGGGCGTCAGCATCGTGCGCACGATTCGGATGCAGTCGGAGCAGCTTCGGATGAAGCGCGCGCAGCGCATCCACGAGAAAGCGATGAAGCTGCCCGTCAAAATCATGTTTCCGCTCGTGTTGTTTATTTTTCCGCCGATTTTCTTGGTCATTCTCGGACCCGGCATACTGCAGATTATTGAAATGTTTACAAGTCAGTAAAGGAGGTCATCGTTATGTCCTTGCTTCCGATTCGCACGATGCGGTTCATGTCCGTGCGCATTCCGACCCGGCCTGTCGTCGTCCTCGTCACGCGCAATCATCAAGATGAACTGCAGCGATATTTGTCGAAGCTGACCGCTCACGCCTGGTTTCAGGAAGGCGGCATCATTCACATCTGGGACCAATATTCGATGGACCGGACGAAGGCGGTGGCGGATCTTTATATGGAGAAGCATCCGGACCGGATCACGTGGACGCCGCAGGTGCCCGACGTTCGGCCCGAGCGCTGGTTCGCGCGCCTCTCGAACGAACCGATGGTGGAAATCGTCAATTTGGCGGCGATGGATCGCGTGGGCGGCTACCTTCCGCCGCAGTGGTGGACGTCGTGGTTCGACTGGCTGCGCCGGCCTATTCGTTCCGAAGGGCGCAAGCCCGACCCGAAGCGGCTCGTCGAGGCGTTGGAATGGGAACGCAGCCGTATCTACGACGTCATCCGCGAACAGTTTTTGGAGCCTCTCTCGCATGCCGAGATGGTACACGCTCATCACGAAGCGGCCGGGGGCGGCGAAGATCGGCTGGACCGCATCCGCGACATCTACCGGAAGAGCGCCGCGCGGCTGCGCAGTTCCGCTCTGTTGTTCGATCCGGAAGTGTGGCGCGGGGACGGCTTATATTCCAACTTGCTCCCGTTCTGCGACGGCTTCACGGAGCGGACGAACATTCCGTGCGAGGTGACGGAATTCGGGGCCGAGCGTCCGCTGCCACGGTATCTCGGCATCACGTTGATGCGCATCGTGGCCGAATGCTTCCAATGGATCGCGCCGACCGGCGGCACGCAGCAGGTGTCGGTTCGCGTCCGGTGGCGTCTCCGCGGCGTCGCGGTCCGCATCAAGACGGTCGGCGTCGTCTGGGAGCACGGGAACATGTCGGAGGAGAAAACGGCCATGGAGCAGCGCGCTTCGATCGTCGGCGGCGCGATCCGATGGTCGAAGAACGGCGTGACGATCGTGTTGCAGGACGGGAGATGAGGCATGATGGCGCGCCGTAATCGCAGCGAAGAAGGGCAAAGCTTGCTCGAATGGTCCATCGTCTTGCCGGTCATCCTGTTGTTTTTGTTCGCTCTGATCGATTTCAGTTTTATCTTGTACCAAAAGCATACGCTCGATCAACTGACCAAGGAAACGGCGCGCGGCGCCAGCATCGGGATGAGCGCGGATGCGCTGCGCACCGAAGCCGGACGAATCGCGGAAACGATGATTCCGGTTTCCTCCACGTCGTACGCGGAGGCGACGAACGCCAGCGGGCAGCGCTACGGCCAGCTGACCTTGACCGCAGCCGACGGGAGGACGATCGTCTTGACGTTCCAACCGGCGCTGTCGCTAAGGGCGAAAGGCGCTTCAATTCGCTCCTCGACCGAGTACACGTACCGGTTCCTCACGCCGGTTCTGTCGGAGATCGAAGGCGTGAAGCTGCGAAGCGCTTATGTAACCTTGGTGGAATATGTCCCTAATTCATAACGCGCGGCTTGCTCCCAGGGAAGCGAGGACCGCCGATTCGAAAGGGGGTGCGTGCGATGAAACTGCCGCGCTTCGTCCGTGACGAGCGGGGGCAAACCGTGACGCTGTTTGCGCTGCTGCTTCCCGTTCTGATCGCGCTGGTCGGCCTGGCCGTGGATACGGGTTGGTTTCTATACAATAAGATGAAAATTCAAAATGCCTCCGATCTATCCGCATTATCCGCGGCGCAAAAACTGCCGGACACGCCGACCGCGCGCTCGACCGCCGTCGACATTTTTCAGAGCAATTACGGGCAGGCCGTGTCGATCAGCAATATTAACTTTTTTAACCAGAACAAGGGGATTAAAGTCCATTACGAAGCGCAGCTTCCCCTTCTGTTTCTTCCCATCGTCGGCATCGACGGCGTGACGATTACGGGGAAGGCGGAGGCCGTCGTACAGTTTTTGCACCAGCCGACGGAGGTCATTCCGATCGCTATTTTTCATACCGTTCCGCTCGTTTACGGGCAAACGACCGTCATCTACGGCGACAACTCGACCGTCGGCAACTTCGGCCTCGTCGATCTAAGCCGAGGCGCGATCTCCGGCGACG is a genomic window containing:
- a CDS encoding type II secretion system F family protein, which produces MRWIFLFCLFVAAFGLFLPVGRNLNGALVTRIRMWRYLQQKSKTAKSERKNDRPTLMERKVWNGLQRKLAAASIPLTPKEFVSILFGAGLILLLFAFVWGPIPSLAVAAALYGLVFVLLKQLPARRKRKMAAQLGDALLLMSSALKSGYSIVQAIDLVARENMQPLSEQFQSLTQSLKLGESFEKALADFGKRLDIEELTLVVDTILITRETGGNVTQVIDELMDVMRENEKLAEEVKAVSAQGRMSAWVIGMLPLFLFFFLFAISPDYMSALVNNIFGIILLAVAAGSQAIGIFVIRKMIRFKIR
- the cpaB gene encoding Flp pilus assembly protein CpaB; this encodes MTYRNLHIVIALVFAALTAYAGFALVSAPERPEAAAVEVPVASRALEAMASVTEQDVFWIRVPEGALDGVTFLGERQDIVGKTVIHPIPAGSLFTAADLLDDATVNPFHLPEGYRAVTVENTPIIGLGGHLKTGMFVDIVWIRGDGESTTAQLAFQNIKVLAVGAPGAVQLEPTEAAKTVTLMMTAEDAVAFALRAQTGTLAFAVRPSPTEAPIDLDSLDVSDLLQP
- a CDS encoding AAA family ATPase encodes the protein MRVFHLNASDASHELLEEMLRGEPNIHVLGHSPSVAGGFEEMKRYFPDVVILDESACSGPAADDVQKLLTHSPYLAVLVTTSEDTSAKRRQLMNAGARDVLSKPYPAEELVESLRSVYDYIRPLRDHYAGHSTRLLIRAPKMITVFGTKGGIGKSTLSSMLAAGLSYRFREDTALVDLDLQFGDISVMMDIVPQATLTHAVENIEKLTGRELRQLMTKHPLQLYILPSPQNPEEADFISEPALIKVFSLLKEQFDYVVVDCPPGFTESSVVALERSDVILFVTSPELISLRNTKTGLKTMYDLGIDESKIKIVVNRHSSKSHFTKGMIEDILGVPVYKFLSNDYPHVLKSINQGRPEFIYDSKSSLGKDLGAMIEGLRSYYTLDAGRKPQRSWWPWSKRNS
- a CDS encoding CpaF family protein, coding for MSLYKKLKQNKQTAGETNEQQEMIILMQRIRSKLLLRTQRITDETEHPALRQEVANYLETLLAEEQKFLPKEEKDTLITQVVQDITGLGPIQPLLEDDTISEIMVNGPKQVYVERFGKLELSQHHFLHDQQVLHVIERIIAPLGRRVDESTPMVDARLPDGSRINAVIPPLALNGPTLTIRKFRKDKLGIQELIQFGALSKEMAAFLEQAVVSRMNILVAGGTGSGKTTLLNILSAFIPENERIITIEDAAELKLRQPHVISLETRPSNVEGKGEVTIRDLLRNSLRMRPDRIVIGEVRGGEALDMLQAMNTGHDGSLSTIHANAPRDVLSRLETLMLMSGYDLPLKAIREQIASAVDLIVLQKRFRDGSRKITHITHVEGIENNTVVLQDVFVFEEVPAYGSTAVKGKFVQTGSVSFKDH
- a CDS encoding type II secretion system F family protein, whose protein sequence is MDRMIFVALLFVASYSFWNLVWYALVWHPKRRLMQRIRIYFPREHKTIYEIPLLQRILTPLVQRFASAVGKLTPRRYREFLMRITLLLTDPVDVNRLIGTKWLLFSSTLLFFGLLLLTSGSLAPVMWIVPFALFFLPDLMIRGKVNKQRQEMQSELPYLLDILSVVLEAGTSFDNGLSKICAKRSGPLYTELERMMREIAVGSTREEALRHAAERVQLPDFSQLVRALIQADKMGVSIVRTIRMQSEQLRMKRAQRIHEKAMKLPVKIMFPLVLFIFPPIFLVILGPGILQIIEMFTSQ
- a CDS encoding TadE/TadG family type IV pilus assembly protein; translation: MMARRNRSEEGQSLLEWSIVLPVILLFLFALIDFSFILYQKHTLDQLTKETARGASIGMSADALRTEAGRIAETMIPVSSTSYAEATNASGQRYGQLTLTAADGRTIVLTFQPALSLRAKGASIRSSTEYTYRFLTPVLSEIEGVKLRSAYVTLVEYVPNS
- a CDS encoding TadE/TadG family type IV pilus assembly protein is translated as MKLPRFVRDERGQTVTLFALLLPVLIALVGLAVDTGWFLYNKMKIQNASDLSALSAAQKLPDTPTARSTAVDIFQSNYGQAVSISNINFFNQNKGIKVHYEAQLPLLFLPIVGIDGVTITGKAEAVVQFLHQPTEVIPIAIFHTVPLVYGQTTVIYGDNSTVGNFGLVDLSRGAISGDETINMALERWIAYGFKSSDGVLPKTGEKILTITGKRTGPVDKGFDIRIAEGRNRVICPVADFSKAKSSSTVPILGFALFESVSSTIVGTGASETVHIAGKFVEMIDPHAITDPGAGAYGIKSVLLVK